From the Raphanus sativus cultivar WK10039 unplaced genomic scaffold, ASM80110v3 Scaffold2005, whole genome shotgun sequence genome, the window ATTAGAACAAATATAATTCAAAGGTCATTATCAAGAGAAGATTATCTTAACTTCTCATCTAATCCCAAAaacaatcaatactattaaatcaggattttttttttggatttaccCTTACCTTTTCTTGGAATATTACTTTTTATGTCATTATGGATTTGCCTAATTTTAAAAGCTCATTAAGGGTAAAATGAGAAATGAAAAATTGACCAACTAAACTACCTATATATCTAACGATTTAGAATATTTTACCAACCAATATAAAACCTTTTACATAATTGGTATTACTTTTCATTTATTTACTCTGTTTTTCCCCACAATTATAGGAAGTCACTTCtttaataattcttatataaGACGACagttatgtttaaaaaaaaactgttccTACTTTCATTCCGATCATTATATATTCATTCATCATCtcaaattattaattatatatgatatatttctACGTGCTTGAGTCATAACCAAAAAACCATATACTATAATAACAACCAACTAGGTATATGGTTTGAAAAAAGTTTCATGATTTGAAACCATATACAATAATAAGAACGAACTTAAATTTGAAACAAGCTGAAATTACgtgtaatataaaaaaaatggaataaGATGACATAACTAGAGTGTGTCTTTCCATTTACattggttcaaaattttaaaaacatatttttaattacatgACAAATTATTATGTATCATAATAAcgttattttcattatatatcaCGAAAActtaatgaaaacatataattttatctatttaattactatttgtttattaaacaaaattgttttaattttgttatttttaaaaaaaaattaataactttttaaaataaattacaaagtAATGTATAAAATGGCTATGGTACAAATGTTTAATCATGCAACATCACGAATTTAATACAATTATCAAACATcttattaacattttttaaaaaaaaaatttacccaaatatgattacaaagaaaatcataaatatacaaattaaatttctaaataagatatataaaacaaaaaatatatcaatccCTTAAAAAGGCGAGTCAGAATCTAACTTCCTAATTagaatataaacatattataatagtataattaaaaatgaaaaaaggttAATAACTAAAACTTACGTATTAGTTCAACTGATAGCAGGTTTTCGTGAGTTTTACTGGAttagtaaataatgattttttctaaaattcaaATCAGATTATATACCGAATCACCGGACTTATCGGTTCAACTGCTGGTACAGAttgggtttcaaaacactgggtacaaatttataattatataacatcacaaattcaatacaactatcaaaacttttactaatattttttctaaaaaaatatacacaaataaTATACAGATATGactacaaagaaaaacacaaatataattacaaaaaatacaaatgtaacattaaatttcttttaaaaaaattaaaacaaaaaatatacccgccctttagtACACctaggcatgggcattcgggtcgtcgggtcgggttcgggccgggttctttcgggtccgggtctttcgggtctaggagtttaggagccgatagggtaatttcaaattttcggttcTGGATCGGTTCGGGTTGtaccgggtccgggtcgggtcgggtcttatatagttggacccattcgggtaactagaatttatcggttcggttctgggtcgggttcgggtcgggtttggttcgggttcaacctaaaaaatacctaaaaatacaaaaaaaaatctgaaaatattaatatatccaaaaatatttgacattttatttaaaatttgtgtttttattatattaaaatgtgtatatatactaaactatgcgAGATAGAACAATAGTTGGTTGTCTCCTAGTGGCTGACCCCCTTGTTTATGTAGACAAATAACCCGTCTTCGACTCCCCATtgatacattttatttaatttatattattaattcgggtacccGCCGGGTtacgggttcgggtcgggtcgggtccaagacccgcgggtcctctacaacaagacccgatagggtaatttgatcgggtcggttcctacccggaccgggttttttcgggtcgggtcttcgggtccgggtaaaatgcccaggcctaagtACACCACTTAAATTACTAGCCCAGGGATTaatatccaaaccaaaccaaaaacctCAAAAGTCGGTTAGTTCagatttaagaaaaattaatcaaattcggtaccaaactaaccaaaattaagtaaaattatCCAACATTTTAACAGATATAAACCGAAATCAAGAATATTGTTGGTTAATTCAGCGGAACACTCGAAAActaaaaataaccaaactaaACAGTGTTCGGTTCGACTGAATGGAGATTTTGAACGAACCAAACTAATCAAATTTTGAATGGAGATACACTTTCTTATGCCAGTTCGATTGTAGTAAGAATAATACTTTCCTATTAGCTGCTAATAGGTAAAATCGCTTCTGCTAAAattcatatatgtttttgattCAAAGGGCGTTTAGACAATGAcatgaagaaagaaagaagagcaaGAAATCAAAAACCACAAAACAAACAAGCCTAATGGAAACTAAAGGAAATCTCTAAGCACGCTCTCCACGAATGCGCCTAGCCAATTGAATGTCTTTGGGCATGATGGTGACTCTCTTGGCGTGAATGGCACACAGATTCGTGTCTTCGAACAATCCCACCAAATACGCCTCTGCCGCTTCCTGAAGAGCCAACACTGCGTGGCTCTGGAACCTCAGATCCgtctacaaaaaaaacaaagattaaaatCTCAACAATCATTTTTACTTGCTCAGCTCAACAAGATTGAATTAAAAATCTACCTTGAAATCCTGGGCGATTTCGCGAACAAGACGCTGGAAGGGAAGTTTACGGATGAGTAACTCAGTGCTCTTCTGGTACTTACGAATCTCACTGATGAAACAAAACACATCGTTTAACCAATTAGGTTTACAAAATCGATTGAATAAGGAGAAAGAGGTTATTATTACCGGAGAGCGACGGTTCCGGGACGGTAACGGTGAGGCTTCTTGACACCTCCGGTGGTCGGTGCAGATTTCCTCGCGGCCTGTTTCGTTTAGATCCACAATCAATCACCCAACCCTAGATCCCCTTTCTTCGATCTccaggaaaacaaaaaaaaaacaacaataaaatcgaatcgaagaagaagaacaaacctTGGTGGCGAGTTGCTTCCTGGGAGCTTTTCCTCCGGTGGATTTCCTAGCGGTCTGCTTCGTACGAGCCATGGCTTTGAATCGGAGATGGTTGGATCGaatgtttgtttgttaaatttagagagagaaagtacggTTTTATAGTGAGGAGGTGGTGCTTTAAGGAAGGAGGAGAAGTGGGAGACGTGCGATTAGGATCGTGTTCTACGGTCCAGATTTGATTCAGGAAAACCATCAAGCCTACGTGGCGATCCGCGTTATTGATTCTTATTGGTTCCTTTCTTGTTAGGATTGAGGCCGAACATCTTAACTGCTTATCGGAAACTTGGTTTAGCCAAGGTTCAGAATGGTAAAAAATCATGACATGCAGCTTATTATTATGTAGATTAAGCGTAACAAGTGCAGTTAAATATAGATCAGATCAAATGGATCGTGCAAGAAATATACAAGTCAGGCGGATCATATATGTAAATCAAGGAGATCAAAcaattattatagtttttaatgataaaaatagttcaaataaaataaattatatgtttaaataataaaaattacagtaaaatatatcaaaacacatagtataaaaatataatatataaacaacaataaatcttcactaaaaccatattactgcaattttgaaatcaaattatgaaaacattgaaatttaattttatatatatatatatatatatcttattatataaagttttgttcttcaaagttactaatagTTATGATTGCGACATgtatcaataaatttttaattagaaCATGTGTTAAATTATgaataattatctttttatttagatttaaaagagattttaaaagaaaaattatcattacaaaaatagtcttttaaGGTTCTCtttaagattttagaaaaggaaaattactattacataatattttacagttatatatgttaaaaatatttgatttgtaattttcatttttaaaaattctaagcaaaaaaattataaactgcTATTTgaaagtaaatttttttcttttttacaaaaaaaaagaatgttttTAAGGATACTAAAGAaagataattacaaaaaaaaatattaactttcaagaaaaaaatattaaacagaaaaattataaaatcctACATAACTGAACAGTGTATTTTGTATTTGGCTGATGATATGTATGTTTACGCACTCAACTGTGTCGTTTATATATCTAAGTCATGACGTTTATATAACTCAATCATACCTCGAACATACTCTAAAATTAGAAATGTAAACATAACTCAGCCGTAAACTCAATCTTGTCGTTTATATAACTCTGGCATATCTTAAAATACCCTAAATCAGAAATTGAATTGAAGTACTTTAAGAAATTATATTGAAACggttattataaatattaaatgaataTAAATCAACTGAATGTATATAGTTTGTTGAATCTTCAAGTTAGTGACCCTAATTTGATTTTGAGATATATATGATCTTATAATTACTTACTTAAAAGATTCTAACTTTATCTTGAATCCTAAATCATATAAAGTAAACCATATACAAATGTAGTTTCATTTGGATATGTGTACATTCTTATATTTCCTAGTGGATATACTTAAAACCCCTATTGTGTTGCaacaaaattttagttttaatataataatttagttgTATAAATAGTGTAATTGTGATACGtatattgttataaaataaaatgaaaggatataatttatatattgtaaaagATATGAATTGTATAATAAgttaataaatagatagaaaaaatatttgaaatattccatttttttagaataaaaatataggtAACCATTTGTACAAAACGCTTCTCTATTTTTGAAGTATTCAATTTTTAgagttaaaattaaaagtaaaggAAACCGTTAGAAATGGTCTGAGACTTAGATTCATATAAATCACAT encodes:
- the LOC108814883 gene encoding histone H3.3, whose translation is MARTKQTARKSTGGKAPRKQLATKAARKSAPTTGGVKKPHRYRPGTVALREIRKYQKSTELLIRKLPFQRLVREIAQDFKTDLRFQSHAVLALQEAAEAYLVGLFEDTNLCAIHAKRVTIMPKDIQLARRIRGERA